The Gloeomargarita lithophora Alchichica-D10 genomic sequence GGGGTTTATCAGAGTAGATGATGACCGAATTTTGACGGTGCCAGACTTCTCCGGCAACTGTATGTTTAACACCTTTGGTAACTTGGAATTGAACCCCAGAGCCGGTTTGATTTTCATTGACTTTGGAGCGGGGGATATTCTCTATTTGACTGGTAATGCTTGGGTGGTTTGGGAGGGCGAAGTAATAAGTCAATACCCTGGGGCAGAACGATTATTTCACTTTGAATTAACCCAAGGGATTCACATGGCTCAAAGTTTACCCCTGCGTGGGTCGGAACCGGAATTTTCCCCATTTTTAGCGGGTTTGGGAGCGTGGGTATCTTGACTCGGTGGCTTGGTAAGCGGTTATGCGGATTTTTCCCTGGGGGGTGGGACATCATCCCTTAAGATAGAGTTAAGAACCAATTACGGATCGGTACTCGGTGACAGAATCCCTGGTTTTAGCGGCCATAGATGTTGGTACCAACTCGATTCACATGGTGGTGGTGCGGATTCAGCCTCAGATTCCGGCGTTCACCGTCATTGCCCGTGAGAAGGAAACCGTGCGCCTGGGGGAACGCTGTCCCCAAACCGGCAACCTGATCCCAGAGGCGATGGCACGGGCATTGGAGGCTTTGCAACGCTGTTTGACCCTCTCCCAAATCCACCAGGCGGCAGTCACCATTGCCGTTGCCACCAGTGCGGTGCGAGAAGCCCCCAACGGCACGGAATTTCTGCAACGGGTCGCCGCTGAAACCGGGTTAATCATTGACTTGATTGCCGGGGTGGAGGAAGCTCGCTGTATCTATCTGGGTGTCCTGTCCGGCATGGAACTGCACCGGCAACCCCATGTGGTGATTGACATCGGCGGCGGTTCCACGGAATTGATTTTGGGGGACGGGAGTGAACCGCAGTATCTTAGCAGTACAAAAGTTGGTGCGGTGCGGCTCACCCAGGAAATGATCACCACCGACCCGATTAGTAATGCGGAGTACGACTGGTTACGGGCGTATTTACAGGGGATGTTGGAATGGCCGACCCACGACCTGCGCCAAAAGTTGTGCCGCCAAACCGTCCCGATGATTGGCACCTCTGGCACCATTGAAGCCCTGTTTCTGCTCCATGCTCAGATTAGCGGTTCCCCACCACCACAACCGTTGCAGGGGCAAAAATTAACCCGCAGTCAGATACAAAATTTAGTACAAAAACTCCGCAGTTTGAATGACCAACAACGGCGGGAGCAACTGCATTTACCCCCCAAACGCTCGGAAATCATTTTGGCCGGAGCGATGATTCTCCAAGAAACCATGCAACTGCTCAATTGCGATCAAATTATCTACTGTGAACGGGCATTGCGGGAAGGGATTATTGTCAATTGGATGATCAATCATGGCTTAATTGCTGATCATTTGCGTTATCAAAGTTCCGTGCGGCAACGCAGTGTTTACAAACTGGCGGATAAATACCGGGTTCGTTTAGAGCATGGGAAACAGGTGGCGGCGTTGGCCTTAGAATTATTTGACCAAACCCAAGGTGAATTGCATCCAGGCAATGCGTTGGAACGGGAGTATTTGTGGGGGGCGGCGATTTTGCACAATTGCGGTCATTTTATTAGCCATGATGCCCATCATAAACATTCCTACTATTTAATTCGGTATGGGGAATTATTGGGTTATACGGAAAATGAAATCGAAATCATTGCCCACATTGCCCGCTACCATCGCAAAAGTCCCCCCAAACGGAAACATGAAGCCTACGGTGCCCTAGATAAAACCAGTCGCACAATGGTGGAACGGTTAAGCGCATTTTTACGGATTGCTGTGGCCTTAGACCGCCGCCAAATTGGGGCGATTCATCATTTGGAATGTCGGCTAGAACATCCCGATTTGCACCTGTACTTATACCCACAAAAACCCGAAGATGATTGTACTTTAGAACTCTGGAATTTAAGTTATAAAAAGACTTTTTTTGAATCGCTTTTCAATCTCCAAGTCCAGTCCCATTTGGCAACCAGAAAAACCACGAAAAAGAAAAAAATATCCGCAGGTTCTTAAATTTTTACCCTGGTTAGGCGGTTTGGGCTGTCCAGATTCCTATAATTAAGGGTGTTGGATCAAGGATTATTACCATGACCTCTCGTACCCCGATTCCCCTTGCCGCTGGTGTTGGTAGCTTGGTGTTGGCTTCAACTGTGACCCTGGGTCTGCTGTTGGGTATGGTGTTGGTGTTGGGTTTGGCGGTGATTTTGATCCTGGATAGTAGTCATCCAGCGTTAGGATTTTTTGCCGCTATTGTAATTACTATTTTATTCAATGCTATTGTTTTTTTCCTGTCGCCCTACCTGATGGATTGGGTGCAATGGGGGCTTTATCAAACCCGCTGGGTGTCGCTGACGGACATCGAGCGGCAGAGTCGGGCTGCGGCTCGGATTATCCGGCAGGTATGTGCGGAGCGGGGCTTAAAAGAACCAAAGTTGGGCTTAATTGATGACCAAAATCCCACCGCTTTTACCTATGGTTCTCTGCCCAATACTGCGCGAGTGGTGGTGAGTCAGGGGTTATTTACCTATTTAGAAGATGAGGAAGCGGCGGCGGTTTATGCCCACGAATTGGGTCATGTGGTGCATTGGGATTTTGCCGTGATGACCTTGGCGCAAACCTTGGTACAAATTTGTTATTTACTTTATATTTTCCTGCGGGAAATGGGCAGTGGGGATAGTGATAATAAGGCGGCCAGTGCGGCGCGCTCGGCGGCGGTAGCGGCCTACATTTTTTATATCATTGGCACCTATTTACTTTTGTATTTATCCCGGGTGCGGGAGTATTTTGCCGACCATTTTGCCGCTGAAACCACGGGCAATCCCAATGCTTTGTCCCAGGCGTTGGTGAAAATTGCCTACGGGATTGTGGAGCAAAGTCAAAAATCCGAGCAACCCAGCCGGGTCTTGGAGGGGACGCGGGCGTTGGGCATTTTCGACCCGAAGGCGGCGGGGGCGACGGGCACCATTTATGCTTCGGCGGGCACCGGGGCGGTGGGACGGGTCTTTTTGTGGGACTTGTTCAACCCCTGGGCGACCTGGATGGAGTTAAATTCGACCCATCCCCTGACGGGCAAACGGATTCGGGCGTTGACCCGCTATGCGGAGGCGTTGGGGCAACCGGCGGCGTTTGATATGGCGGCAATCATCAGCGAGGGTCGTCATCTGGATCAAAAGCGACTTTACAGCACCTTTATCCTCGACATCATTCTCTACTGGGCACCGTGGTTGGGGGCACTGGTGGGATTGGTGGTGGGATTGGTGGCAGTGGGTACCCTGGGTGAGGGCTATGAATTGCTGGCGGTCGGTTTGCCTTTGGTCGGTTTGGGGGTGGGATTGCTGGTGAAAACCTGGGTCATGTATCCGGCGTTTCGGCAAGCCCCCCAGATGGATGTTTTAACCCTCATGTCTGACCCCTACGCCAGTCCTTTGCGGGGCAAACCCGCCCGTTTAGCAGGGCAGGTAATTGGCCGGGGCAATAGTGGGTATATTTGGGGTTCCGAGATGCAGTTTCAGGACAAAACCGGTTTGATGTTTTTGCGCTATGCGTCTCGCTTTGGCTCGATTGGTAATTGGTTATTTGGGGCCAAACAAGTCGAAGATTTTATCGGTCAAAATGGGGAAACCTTGGGTTGGTTTCGCCGGGGCATTGCTTCATCCATGGATATGATTCATTTACGTTTAGGGAATCGCACGGTCGAGAGTTTTCACCGTTTTTGGGGGATGATTTGGAGTGTTTTATTGATCCTGGTGGGTGCATTTTTCCTCCTGTTAGGCATGGCCGGTTCATGGGTCTAAATACGCCCGTTGCATTTCTTATCTTTCGCCGCCCTGACCTCACCCAAAGGGTTTTTCAGCGCATTCGTCAGGCGCAACCCCAGCAGTTATTTGTCGTTGCCGATGGCCCCAGAAA encodes the following:
- a CDS encoding Ppx/GppA phosphatase family protein, producing the protein MTESLVLAAIDVGTNSIHMVVVRIQPQIPAFTVIAREKETVRLGERCPQTGNLIPEAMARALEALQRCLTLSQIHQAAVTIAVATSAVREAPNGTEFLQRVAAETGLIIDLIAGVEEARCIYLGVLSGMELHRQPHVVIDIGGGSTELILGDGSEPQYLSSTKVGAVRLTQEMITTDPISNAEYDWLRAYLQGMLEWPTHDLRQKLCRQTVPMIGTSGTIEALFLLHAQISGSPPPQPLQGQKLTRSQIQNLVQKLRSLNDQQRREQLHLPPKRSEIILAGAMILQETMQLLNCDQIIYCERALREGIIVNWMINHGLIADHLRYQSSVRQRSVYKLADKYRVRLEHGKQVAALALELFDQTQGELHPGNALEREYLWGAAILHNCGHFISHDAHHKHSYYLIRYGELLGYTENEIEIIAHIARYHRKSPPKRKHEAYGALDKTSRTMVERLSAFLRIAVALDRRQIGAIHHLECRLEHPDLHLYLYPQKPEDDCTLELWNLSYKKTFFESLFNLQVQSHLATRKTTKKKKISAGS
- a CDS encoding zinc metalloprotease HtpX, with the translated sequence MTSRTPIPLAAGVGSLVLASTVTLGLLLGMVLVLGLAVILILDSSHPALGFFAAIVITILFNAIVFFLSPYLMDWVQWGLYQTRWVSLTDIERQSRAAARIIRQVCAERGLKEPKLGLIDDQNPTAFTYGSLPNTARVVVSQGLFTYLEDEEAAAVYAHELGHVVHWDFAVMTLAQTLVQICYLLYIFLREMGSGDSDNKAASAARSAAVAAYIFYIIGTYLLLYLSRVREYFADHFAAETTGNPNALSQALVKIAYGIVEQSQKSEQPSRVLEGTRALGIFDPKAAGATGTIYASAGTGAVGRVFLWDLFNPWATWMELNSTHPLTGKRIRALTRYAEALGQPAAFDMAAIISEGRHLDQKRLYSTFILDIILYWAPWLGALVGLVVGLVAVGTLGEGYELLAVGLPLVGLGVGLLVKTWVMYPAFRQAPQMDVLTLMSDPYASPLRGKPARLAGQVIGRGNSGYIWGSEMQFQDKTGLMFLRYASRFGSIGNWLFGAKQVEDFIGQNGETLGWFRRGIASSMDMIHLRLGNRTVESFHRFWGMIWSVLLILVGAFFLLLGMAGSWV